In the Geobacter sp. FeAm09 genome, one interval contains:
- the fdhD gene encoding formate dehydrogenase accessory sulfurtransferase FdhD → MKSIHVYHQGRLEQEQGDTVKEFPVVLHVNGREIATLIASPHDLRSLVAGFLRLQGFVTSVADFHMLAVCEDFGTANVRIKGELPERLKPVLTSGCGTGITFNLPSAEARTVPAASARVAADTIFRLMDELNRRSEQYRCHGGIHSAAVGDGQGIILAAEDIGRHNTLDRIAGEALLKNIDLAGKLLVTSGRISTEMAAKAALLGITLIASRTSPTDMAITMCEQAGITLIGYVRGGKFTVYSHPEAIAVEAGRHASSTGRTIPGVTGVILAGGKSSRMRSNKALLPYKGGRFIEAIYRQMSELFDEVILVTNTPDEYAFLPCRKVPDLHPGMGALAGLHSGLHHSDTPHIFAVACDMPYLNSALIKRLAALRTKADVIIPEGEKGLEPLHAFYGKQCRNAMEKALQSGSRRIVSFFPEARVSVFSRDEVTTFDPSLDSFRNINTPADYFELRDGERVKNHPEASLAAHSG, encoded by the coding sequence ATGAAATCAATCCATGTGTACCATCAGGGCAGGCTTGAACAGGAACAGGGCGATACCGTCAAGGAGTTTCCGGTCGTGCTCCATGTCAACGGCCGGGAGATAGCCACCCTCATCGCCTCTCCCCACGACCTCCGGTCGCTGGTGGCCGGCTTTCTCCGCCTGCAGGGGTTCGTGACCTCTGTCGCCGATTTCCACATGCTGGCGGTGTGCGAGGATTTCGGCACCGCCAACGTCCGCATCAAGGGCGAACTGCCGGAACGGCTCAAACCGGTCCTCACCTCCGGCTGCGGCACCGGCATCACCTTCAATCTCCCCAGCGCCGAAGCGCGCACGGTCCCGGCCGCATCCGCACGGGTGGCGGCGGATACGATCTTCCGCCTGATGGACGAGCTGAACCGCCGCTCCGAACAGTACCGCTGCCACGGCGGCATCCATTCGGCAGCGGTGGGCGACGGGCAGGGCATCATCCTCGCCGCCGAGGATATCGGCAGGCACAACACCCTGGACCGCATCGCCGGCGAAGCACTCTTAAAGAACATCGACCTGGCCGGCAAGCTGCTGGTCACGTCGGGCCGGATCTCCACCGAGATGGCGGCCAAGGCGGCCCTCCTGGGCATCACCCTCATCGCCTCCCGCACCTCGCCCACCGACATGGCCATCACCATGTGCGAACAGGCCGGCATCACCCTCATCGGCTACGTGCGCGGCGGCAAGTTCACCGTGTACAGCCATCCCGAGGCCATTGCCGTCGAGGCGGGCCGGCACGCCTCCTCCACCGGCAGGACGATCCCGGGCGTCACGGGCGTCATCCTGGCCGGGGGCAAATCCAGCCGCATGCGGAGCAACAAGGCGCTCCTCCCCTACAAGGGGGGACGCTTCATCGAGGCCATCTACCGGCAGATGTCGGAACTCTTCGACGAGGTCATTCTCGTCACCAACACCCCGGACGAATACGCCTTCCTGCCGTGCCGCAAGGTGCCCGACCTGCACCCCGGCATGGGAGCGCTGGCCGGGCTGCACTCGGGCCTGCATCACAGCGACACCCCCCATATCTTTGCCGTGGCCTGCGACATGCCCTATCTGAACAGCGCCCTGATCAAGAGGCTTGCCGCCCTGAGAACCAAGGCCGACGTGATCATCCCCGAAGGGGAAAAGGGATTGGAACCGCTGCACGCCTTCTACGGCAAACAGTGCCGCAACGCCATGGAAAAGGCGCTCCAATCGGGCAGCAGAAGGATCGTCTCCTTCTTTCCCGAGGCCAGGGTCAGCGTCTTTTCCCGTGACGAGGTCACGACCTTCGACCCCTCGCTCGACTCCTTCAGGAACATCAATACCCCGGCCGACTACTTCGAGCTGCGTGACGGCGAGCGGGTAAAGAACCAT
- a CDS encoding 4Fe-4S dicluster domain-containing protein has product MSSGHIDFDKTKTFLIDTTKCTGCRGCQVACKQWNQLKAEKTVFFSGEGYQNPPAMSEYTFTRIKFRDYQKNGQNEFAFYKEMCMHCNEPACASVCPVGAFKKTAEGPVVYDEKRCIGCRFCMVACPFGIPKYEWSKAFPLVRKCTGCYSRVKEGLQPACATACPTAITYGSRADMLKEAEQRLKSKPDRYFQAIYGKEEAGGTSVLYLTHQPLDELGFKPVTKRPLPSYTWQALRLVPGIFLGVGGTLSAITWFQHRKERIRREEEFKNSRVNPEQKEENQ; this is encoded by the coding sequence ATGAGCAGCGGACATATCGATTTCGACAAAACCAAAACGTTCCTGATCGACACCACCAAGTGCACCGGTTGCCGCGGCTGCCAGGTGGCCTGCAAGCAGTGGAACCAGCTCAAGGCGGAAAAAACCGTATTTTTCAGCGGCGAGGGGTATCAGAATCCCCCCGCCATGTCCGAGTACACCTTTACCCGGATCAAGTTCCGGGACTACCAGAAGAACGGACAGAACGAGTTCGCCTTTTACAAAGAGATGTGCATGCACTGCAACGAGCCGGCCTGCGCCTCGGTCTGCCCGGTAGGGGCCTTCAAAAAGACCGCCGAAGGTCCGGTGGTCTATGACGAAAAACGCTGCATCGGCTGCCGTTTCTGCATGGTGGCCTGCCCCTTCGGCATCCCCAAGTACGAATGGAGCAAGGCCTTCCCCCTGGTGCGCAAGTGCACCGGCTGCTACAGCCGGGTCAAGGAAGGGCTGCAGCCGGCCTGCGCCACCGCCTGCCCCACGGCCATCACCTATGGCAGCCGGGCAGACATGCTGAAAGAGGCGGAACAGCGCCTCAAAAGCAAACCCGACCGTTATTTCCAGGCGATCTACGGCAAGGAGGAGGCCGGCGGCACCAGCGTCCTCTACCTGACCCACCAGCCCTTGGACGAATTGGGCTTCAAGCCGGTAACCAAGCGTCCCCTCCCCTCCTACACCTGGCAGGCCCTGCGCCTGGTGCCGGGCATCTTCCTGGGAGTCGGCGGCACCCTCTCGGCCATTACCTGGTTCCAGCACCGCAAGGAACGTATCCGCCGTGAGGAAGAGTTCAAAAATTCCCGTGTGAACCCGGAGCAGAAGGAGGAGAACCAATGA
- the fdnG gene encoding formate dehydrogenase-N subunit alpha — protein MGMSRRDFLRGGALAAAGVALTGRQGEANADAPQMRTKGLKSSTTICPYCAVGCGLIVHTKDGKIVNIEGDPQHPINQGSLCSKGSSLFQVAVNENRLQKVMYRAPGSDKFEEKSWDWAMDRIALRMKETRDKTFKAKEVNKKDNKEYVVNRTEGMAFFGGAGLDNEECYLWSKFSRAMGVGMLEHQARLUHSATVAGLAASFGRGAMTNHWIDLKNSDAIFIIGCNPAENHPISFKWIEKAMDDGGKLIVVDPRYTRSASKADIYAQLRPGTDIAFLGGMINYALQNNMIHEEYVREYTNAAFIINEKFNFQDGLFCSFDDQEKSYDLKSWAYENDAAGNPKRDPSMKDPRSVYQLLKKHYSRYNVDMVCSITGTSKEDFLKVAKTFCATGRADKAGTILYAMGITQSTHGTQNVRAVAMLQMLLGNIGVAGGGVNALRGESNVQGSTDYGLLFNSLTGYLKSPEFDNTDLKAYNEKYTPKTKDAKSANWWGNTPKYITSLLKAWYGDNATPENDFCYDYLPKRSGNYSYSKIIERMGKGEVEGLVCMGMNPAMGGPDSNSARDALGKLKWLVTVDLWQTETSIFWKRPGVNPKDIHTEVFMLPAASSVEKEGSISNSGRWAQWRYKAVEPVGESKSDLWIINQFFSRVRALYTKDKGTFPEPLTKLAWNYGEGHEPDVHLVAKEINGSFTKDTTIVDKDKTLEFKKGDQVPMFKYLQADGSTTSGCWIYCGSYTKEGNQMARRDAADPTGLGLFPKWSWCWPVNRRIIYNRASVTPDGAPFNPKRPVIAWDATEKKWKGDVPDGPWPPMKDAKEGKYPFIMLAEGHGRLYALDMKDGPFPEHYEPMESPARNQLSKVQNNPLVKVPANISSDLAKFPLIGTTYRMTEHWQTGGMTRSLPWLVELVPDMFVEISESLAKQKGIKKGDKVKVTTERGSIEAVALVTSRLKPLNVNGKPVEQVGMPWHFGYSGLAKGDSANLLTPTVGCANTNIPEFKAFLCNIEKGGTKA, from the coding sequence ATGGGAATGTCACGAAGAGACTTCCTGCGGGGAGGAGCGCTGGCGGCAGCCGGCGTGGCCCTTACCGGCAGGCAGGGCGAGGCGAACGCCGATGCCCCGCAGATGAGGACCAAGGGGCTTAAGAGCTCCACCACCATCTGCCCCTATTGTGCGGTCGGCTGCGGCCTGATCGTCCACACCAAGGACGGCAAGATCGTCAACATCGAGGGCGACCCCCAGCATCCGATCAACCAGGGCTCGCTCTGCTCCAAGGGAAGCTCGCTCTTCCAGGTGGCGGTCAACGAAAACCGGTTGCAGAAAGTCATGTACCGGGCACCGGGGTCGGACAAGTTCGAGGAGAAATCCTGGGACTGGGCCATGGACCGCATCGCCCTGCGCATGAAGGAGACCCGCGACAAGACCTTCAAGGCAAAAGAGGTCAACAAGAAGGACAACAAGGAATACGTGGTGAACCGCACCGAAGGTATGGCGTTCTTCGGCGGGGCCGGACTGGACAACGAGGAGTGCTACCTCTGGTCCAAGTTCTCCCGCGCCATGGGCGTCGGGATGCTGGAACACCAGGCCCGACTTTGACACTCCGCTACAGTCGCCGGTCTGGCGGCTTCATTCGGTCGTGGTGCCATGACCAACCATTGGATTGACCTGAAAAACAGCGACGCCATCTTCATCATCGGCTGCAACCCGGCCGAGAATCACCCGATCTCCTTCAAGTGGATCGAAAAGGCCATGGACGATGGCGGCAAACTGATCGTCGTCGATCCCCGCTACACCAGGAGCGCCTCCAAGGCGGACATCTACGCCCAGCTCCGTCCGGGGACCGATATCGCCTTCCTGGGGGGCATGATCAACTACGCCCTGCAGAACAACATGATCCACGAAGAGTATGTTCGGGAATACACGAACGCCGCCTTCATCATCAACGAGAAGTTCAATTTCCAGGACGGCCTGTTCTGCTCCTTCGACGACCAGGAGAAGAGCTACGACCTGAAATCCTGGGCCTACGAGAACGATGCGGCCGGCAACCCCAAGCGGGATCCGTCCATGAAGGATCCGCGCAGCGTTTACCAGTTGCTCAAAAAACACTACAGCCGTTACAACGTGGACATGGTCTGCTCCATCACCGGCACCAGCAAAGAGGACTTCCTCAAGGTAGCCAAGACCTTCTGCGCCACGGGTCGCGCCGACAAGGCCGGTACGATCCTCTACGCCATGGGCATCACCCAATCCACCCACGGCACCCAGAACGTGCGCGCCGTCGCCATGCTCCAGATGCTGCTGGGCAACATCGGCGTCGCCGGCGGCGGGGTCAACGCCCTGCGCGGGGAGTCCAACGTCCAGGGCTCCACCGACTACGGTCTGCTGTTCAACAGCCTGACCGGCTACCTCAAATCGCCCGAGTTCGACAACACCGACCTGAAGGCCTACAACGAGAAGTACACCCCCAAGACCAAGGACGCCAAAAGCGCCAACTGGTGGGGCAACACCCCCAAATACATCACCAGCCTGCTCAAGGCGTGGTACGGCGACAACGCCACGCCGGAGAACGACTTCTGCTACGACTACCTGCCCAAACGGAGCGGCAACTACTCCTACTCCAAGATCATCGAGCGCATGGGCAAGGGCGAAGTGGAAGGCCTGGTCTGCATGGGCATGAATCCGGCCATGGGCGGTCCCGATTCCAACAGCGCCCGGGATGCCCTGGGCAAACTGAAGTGGCTGGTGACGGTGGACCTGTGGCAGACCGAGACCTCCATCTTCTGGAAACGCCCCGGCGTCAACCCGAAGGATATCCATACCGAGGTGTTCATGCTGCCGGCCGCCTCGTCCGTGGAGAAGGAGGGCTCCATCTCCAACTCGGGACGCTGGGCCCAGTGGCGTTACAAGGCGGTGGAACCGGTGGGCGAATCCAAGAGCGACCTGTGGATCATCAACCAGTTCTTCAGCCGCGTACGCGCGCTCTACACCAAGGACAAGGGGACATTCCCCGAGCCGCTCACCAAGCTTGCCTGGAACTACGGCGAGGGGCACGAGCCCGACGTCCACCTGGTGGCCAAGGAGATCAACGGCTCCTTCACCAAGGACACGACCATCGTGGACAAGGACAAGACCCTGGAGTTCAAGAAGGGAGACCAGGTCCCGATGTTCAAGTACCTGCAGGCCGACGGCTCCACCACCAGCGGCTGCTGGATCTATTGCGGCTCCTACACCAAGGAGGGGAACCAGATGGCGCGGCGCGACGCGGCCGACCCCACCGGCCTGGGGCTGTTCCCCAAATGGTCCTGGTGCTGGCCGGTCAACCGCCGCATCATCTACAACCGCGCATCGGTCACACCGGACGGCGCGCCGTTCAACCCCAAGCGGCCGGTCATCGCCTGGGACGCCACCGAGAAGAAGTGGAAGGGCGATGTGCCGGACGGCCCCTGGCCTCCCATGAAGGATGCAAAAGAGGGCAAGTATCCCTTCATCATGCTGGCCGAGGGACATGGCCGGCTGTACGCCCTGGATATGAAGGACGGTCCTTTCCCCGAGCACTATGAACCGATGGAGAGCCCGGCCCGGAATCAGCTCTCCAAGGTGCAGAACAACCCGCTGGTGAAGGTCCCGGCCAACATCAGCAGCGACCTCGCCAAGTTCCCGCTCATCGGCACCACCTACCGCATGACCGAGCACTGGCAGACCGGCGGCATGACCAGAAGCCTCCCCTGGCTCGTGGAGCTGGTGCCGGACATGTTCGTGGAGATCAGCGAATCCCTGGCGAAGCAGAAGGGGATCAAAAAAGGAGACAAGGTTAAGGTGACCACAGAACGCGGCTCCATCGAGGCGGTGGCCCTGGTCACCTCCCGTCTGAAACCTCTCAACGTCAACGGCAAGCCGGTGGAACAGGTCGGCATGCCGTGGCACTTCGGCTACTCCGGCCTGGCCAAGGGAGACAGCGCCAATCTGCTGACCCCGACCGTGGGCTGCGCCAACACCAATATCCCCGAGTTCAAGGCGTTTCTCTGCAATATCGAGAAAGGGGGTACCAAGGCATGA
- the nrfD gene encoding NrfD/PsrC family molybdoenzyme membrane anchor subunit, producing the protein MTAAKLVINEIKGYHNFIKLMIVLTGVGALASLVRFIFGLGATTNLNDTYPWGLWISFDVVTSVPLAAGAFTIGVVAHVFHIKKLEPLVRPAIVTGFLGYSLVCIGLLLDLGQPQRGINVLLYWNVHSPMFEVSMCVMAYTTVLTLEFLHPVAERFGWHLPLRLLRTLELPFAILAAMISTLHQSTLGTFFLIAVDKLHNLWYNPLLPLQFWLSAIFTGLSIVIFEASLVHKFMGQPDESDLLATLTKIIPWVMGLYIIVKAYALAFLTHGPLFDRPVLLALFLAEVVLGVFVPFCMFLTKKIRSDKKLQLRAASLVMFGLILNRFNVSMFGMEQPGQQIYVPSVLESLVTMGIISAHILFFVLIAKYFPIFEHHPEATDYTIPDHFRKIEKGHDGLKAAHEA; encoded by the coding sequence ATGACCGCCGCCAAGCTGGTTATCAATGAAATCAAGGGCTATCACAACTTCATCAAGCTGATGATCGTCCTGACCGGAGTTGGCGCCCTGGCTTCCCTGGTTCGCTTCATCTTCGGCCTGGGGGCCACCACCAACCTGAACGACACCTACCCCTGGGGGCTGTGGATCTCCTTCGACGTCGTCACCTCGGTGCCCCTGGCGGCCGGGGCGTTCACCATCGGCGTCGTGGCCCACGTCTTCCACATCAAGAAGCTCGAACCCCTGGTCAGGCCGGCCATCGTGACCGGCTTTCTGGGGTACTCCCTGGTCTGCATCGGCCTGCTGCTCGACCTGGGGCAGCCCCAGCGGGGCATCAACGTCCTGTTGTACTGGAACGTCCACTCCCCCATGTTCGAGGTTTCCATGTGCGTCATGGCCTATACCACGGTCCTGACGCTGGAATTCCTCCATCCGGTGGCCGAGCGCTTCGGCTGGCATCTGCCGTTGCGCCTGCTGCGCACCCTGGAGCTGCCGTTCGCCATCCTGGCGGCCATGATCTCCACTCTGCACCAGTCCACCCTGGGGACCTTCTTCCTCATCGCCGTGGACAAGCTGCACAACCTCTGGTACAACCCGCTCCTGCCGCTCCAGTTCTGGCTTTCGGCCATTTTCACCGGCCTCTCCATCGTCATCTTCGAGGCCAGCCTGGTGCATAAGTTCATGGGGCAGCCGGACGAGTCGGACCTTTTGGCAACCCTGACCAAGATCATCCCCTGGGTGATGGGGCTCTATATCATCGTCAAGGCCTATGCCCTGGCCTTCCTCACCCACGGCCCGCTCTTCGACCGGCCGGTGCTCCTGGCACTCTTCCTGGCGGAGGTGGTCTTAGGCGTCTTCGTTCCCTTCTGCATGTTCCTGACCAAGAAGATCCGCAGCGACAAGAAACTGCAGCTGCGGGCCGCCAGCCTGGTCATGTTCGGGCTGATCCTGAACCGCTTCAACGTCTCCATGTTCGGCATGGAGCAACCGGGGCAGCAGATTTACGTTCCGTCCGTTCTGGAATCCTTGGTGACCATGGGCATCATCTCCGCCCATATCCTCTTTTTCGTCCTGATCGCCAAGTATTTCCCGATCTTTGAACATCATCCCGAGGCCACCGATTACACCATCCCCGACCATTTCCGTAAAATCGAAAAGGGTCACGATGGGCTCAAGGCGGCACACGAGGCGTAG